One Candidatus Latescibacter sp. genomic window, TTTAATCTCTCCCGAACCGGTTTCAATTATTACACGCGGCTCAATTCCGGCGCTATGCATGCAGGATCGAATGAGCTGCCGAAGACCGTCATCGGCGCCTTTTTCCCTCAAAGTTCCCTGCGGAGGAAGTGCGTATACCAGCGGAATGGGCTGCGTTCCCCAATAATCGGAAAGATCGAAATTGAAAAGAACCGTATGTCCTTTCCCGTGTTTATTGATTATGATTGCGGGGATACTGTTTACAGACGTTAAAGGCTTACCTTCGCCTGCGGTTGTCGCACCGTCCAATGATCTTTTCGGGATGAAAAATCTTTCCTGCCTTCCGCCGATCGTGCCGGAAACAGAAAGATCTGCAGGATGAGTCCTTCCTCCGTTTGTGCGTCCGATGCCGAAAAGATCATCCAGAACGCCTTTCTCCGAGGGGTTGCCGAAATGACCGTAAAAACCCGGTCTCACATCTGCTATGAGAAGACCCCCTTTATCCACAAATTTTCTGATGGATTTCTCTTCTTTTTCGGTGATTACCTGAGAACATGGAAGAACAAGCGCTTTGTATTTTCCGGAATCGAGAATGCCTTCCTCGATCTGCGGCGACGCGGTAAAATCGTACTGAAATCCCGCATCTTCCAGCAGTGTCACCACATTCATCTGCGCGAAAGGAACGAATGACATGGTGTTATCCAGACTCGAAGCGTGAAGGCTGGACGGCGAATAATGGACCGCGATCCCGTCCTGGCGCCGTTCGCTGTTCATGATGAGCTTCCCGATGCCGGATTTTATTTCCTTGATTTCTTCCAGCGCCCATTCGAAATGGAAAGCGGGTGTCAGATCGGGTGCGAGGGCTGTCATGGCATGCCCTGTCGAAGTACTTCCATAGACAGTCCAGTACCAGCAACTGTTCATGCCATGCAGGAGCATCAGCCAGGGATAGTGACGGTTCTGTTCTTCAGAGCGGTGCGCCCAGTATGAACCCAGCCAGATTCCGGTCAGCGCGTCCTTTCCGGCAAAGCACCGGAGGAATTCACGCTGCTCGGGCTGATCGTATATATTCTGGAGCTTGTTCGCAGTGAAGAGATCGTAAAAATTGTAACCGTGATAGGAGTTCTGGACGTTGGTCCCATCAAATCCGACCCTTGCATTCGGGTCAACCTCACGGATCACATCCCGTCCGAACTTATGCATTCCGGTCATGGAATGTTCCATGAATTCACGGAAGTCTATCCACCGTGCATACTGGCCCGAGCGCAACGCCTCAACCTGCAGGATCGGGCTTACATCCGTCCACGACGGGAACGAGGTTTTCCATATTTTATTCAGGTGTTCCAACGAGTCATATTTTCCCTTGAGATAGTTTCGGAAACTATCCTGGCTGGCAGGATGAAAATCGATGTCGATGCCGCGGATATGGGAAAAAGCGTCATCGAGGTTGTTCTCATCTCCGAGTGAATAACCGACCGGCGAAAAATCTTTTGCCATACGGGCGTATTTCAGAAGCTGGTCACGTTCTTTTTTCAGGTATTGGGGGTCGGAAAGCGATGGATTCCTTACGGGAGCTGTGTCCGTCGGGTCGACTTTCTCGAATATATAACGGGTTACATAGGGCAAAGGCCGTACATTTGCGCGCATGAGCGCCCGAAGATTATTATCCTTTAACCAAAGATCAATGGCATCCACATGGAAATCATCCCATAATCGCTCGCTGAGACGTCGGGTAACATAATCCTCGTTTTCTGCGCCATAATCCCACATGACGAACATGAAATCATCCTGCCCCTCCGCAGGCGCATAGAATTCTCTTTTTTTCGATGATACCATCTTACCGTTTACTCTCAGATCAGCCTGCAATTTCAGGGTATTATGGAGGACATCTTTTAGTGGAAAGCTGAATGGGAGTGTATTTTTTCCGGGAATGACTTTTTGTATATTTCTCAGCAATAGCCTCCCGAAACCGTCAGTCAGGGTTACAGTAACCGTAGAGCCGTCAGCTATTTTCCCTTTTAAAAACACCTGGCCGTTTACTGTTTCACCCCTTTTATAACACTCGCGTCCCGTTGTTACAGAATCAATTCCCGCATCCGAGATCACGGCAAAGGATCCGGAGTACCAGGTTGAGCGGCCTGACTCCGATCCAAGGTGGATATTGAAAAAATATCGTCCCTCGGAAAGCTCGGGGAATTCAAATTCAAAGTTCCCGTTTCGGCCGGAAACTACCGTATCTTTCTGAACAAAGGCTTCGGGAAGGTTACATTGACCCGGTCGGAGAATATTGATGCAGGGCGCCATCCCGCTGCTTTTCCGGGGATCGATGGTGAAACGAATTTTATTCTGTGCGGAGACCTCGAAAGACTTCTGCCACTCGACGTTTGAAATTTCCAGATCAGGTTCTCTTTCGGTCACCCACATGACCGTTCTTATTACCAGCGCAAGGCAATACTCGAAATAAACGGGGTCGCTCACATCATTGGTAAAGCAGCCGCGAAACCCTCCTTTGACTTTCAGATTGGCGATGCGGCCCTTTCCATATTCAGTTACATACAGGAGCTTTTCCCGGCCTATGACCTTCATGACCGGTATATCTTCCACCGGGACAGGATAAAGGATGCGGTCACGCGCCTGAGTGTCGTTGTGGGTTATAGCGGGAGCGATGATGTTCATGCCCATGTCAGGCATGATGAGAAGCCCCATGCCTTCATTCACTTTATTCAAAAGAGCGCTTGTCTCCGGTATAAACGGCAGCACTTTCACGTCAAAACCGGCAAGAATAATCGCGTCCCATCTTTCCTTGAGAAGTTTTTCATATTCGTGGAGACGCGAGTTGAAGCTGAATCCTTCCCAGACCTCATTTTCGCCGGGCGTCATTCCCATCCCGAGTTCTTTATTCGAGTTAACTGCGAAGACCGCAGCATCCATATCCATACGCTGCATAAGCTCAACTGCTTCCCGCATGCCCCAGCGGGGAGCGAGGATCAGCACACGGGGCCTGCCTCCGAGATATGGTTTCGCCCATCTGATGTGGGGGGTTACATACGATTCGATTACCGTATTATACTGAGCGTTTTGATCGCTGGAATACGGCGGGGGATTATATGCGTGTCCGTTCCCGGAAAAGAATAAGGCAGCAACCAGTGTCAGAGGTATCGAAGTAAGTTTAACCATGTTGAGATCACTCCTAAAAAATTAGTTTTTATACATGATGACATATTTTATTGCGTTTCTTTTCAAATAGATGCCGAAACAAGTTCGGCATGACACGTGTCATCCTGAACTCGTTGCCGCTTCGCGGGAACGATAAAACCGTTGCCGCTTCGCGGGAACGATAAAACCGTTGCCGCTTCGCGGGAACGATAAAACCGTTTCAGGATCTAAACACTTACTTGTCAGTGCGCGTCCCGCTAAACTTGCTGCTGCTTCCGCCGGATGCGACGGTTCCTTCAATGGCGCTTCCGTTCACACGGCCGGTGTATTGGGCGTCTCCGGCGCTGAAACTGATCTGATCCCCGCGCAGCCTGCCATTCGCAATCGGTGAGGAATTATTGCCGGACTTGAGAGTACCGGAAATCATCTGGAACTCCTGAGTGAGATTGAGATCTCCCTGCGGCAGCTTCCATGAACCTTCCACTTTTGCGGGCACAATCCATAGAAGGGCCGTATTCCAGGGGGAATCGACATCATCGACTGTGGCGGTCTCATCGGCAGACCAATCTTCCATCGTGAAGGTATTCGATACGATTCGGGTGCAGGGTCTGAGTTCGAGTAACTTCGGGCGCAGCTTAAGATTTATCTGAGGCAAAAGAAACATGGTAATCACTGTAGCCTGCGAGAAATCGCTCTCGAAAAGGTCAGCTTTGACAAATTCGGCTTTGTCGCCGATTCCTTCCTTGGCTGCGTTGCGCTTCGACAGTTCGACCATGTCCGGATTGTATTCGATGCCCAGCGCCCGGGCGCCGCGTTTAACGGCAGTGATAACCGTGCGCCCGTCGCCTGAACCGAGGTCAATCACGAAATCCTCCGGTGTGACTTTCGCTATATCGAGCATTTTTTCCACAAGCGCCTGCGGCGTCGGAACCCACACCACATCCTTGCCTCTCTGGCCGACCTGCGGCTGGAATTGTTCTTTCTGCTGCTGCGCCTGGAGGAATGCACTCGAAACTATCAAGAGCGGACAGAGCGCCAACAACAACCGCCGCGCAAACTGCGGTGCATTCATATTTGTTCTCCCTCCGTACGTTGATTAAAATCATGATCATGTTATAAATTTTGTCTATAATACCTATTTTGAAATTACCTTCAAAATAGTTTTTTCGGTTATGTCATTAAAAAAGGTTAATCATATTTTGAGATGCCGAAACAAGTTCGGCATGACACGTGTCATCCTGAACTCGTTGCCGCTTAGCGGGA contains:
- a CDS encoding beta-galactosidase, encoding MVKLTSIPLTLVAALFFSGNGHAYNPPPYSSDQNAQYNTVIESYVTPHIRWAKPYLGGRPRVLILAPRWGMREAVELMQRMDMDAAVFAVNSNKELGMGMTPGENEVWEGFSFNSRLHEYEKLLKERWDAIILAGFDVKVLPFIPETSALLNKVNEGMGLLIMPDMGMNIIAPAITHNDTQARDRILYPVPVEDIPVMKVIGREKLLYVTEYGKGRIANLKVKGGFRGCFTNDVSDPVYFEYCLALVIRTVMWVTEREPDLEISNVEWQKSFEVSAQNKIRFTIDPRKSSGMAPCINILRPGQCNLPEAFVQKDTVVSGRNGNFEFEFPELSEGRYFFNIHLGSESGRSTWYSGSFAVISDAGIDSVTTGRECYKRGETVNGQVFLKGKIADGSTVTVTLTDGFGRLLLRNIQKVIPGKNTLPFSFPLKDVLHNTLKLQADLRVNGKMVSSKKREFYAPAEGQDDFMFVMWDYGAENEDYVTRRLSERLWDDFHVDAIDLWLKDNNLRALMRANVRPLPYVTRYIFEKVDPTDTAPVRNPSLSDPQYLKKERDQLLKYARMAKDFSPVGYSLGDENNLDDAFSHIRGIDIDFHPASQDSFRNYLKGKYDSLEHLNKIWKTSFPSWTDVSPILQVEALRSGQYARWIDFREFMEHSMTGMHKFGRDVIREVDPNARVGFDGTNVQNSYHGYNFYDLFTANKLQNIYDQPEQREFLRCFAGKDALTGIWLGSYWAHRSEEQNRHYPWLMLLHGMNSCWYWTVYGSTSTGHAMTALAPDLTPAFHFEWALEEIKEIKSGIGKLIMNSERRQDGIAVHYSPSSLHASSLDNTMSFVPFAQMNVVTLLEDAGFQYDFTASPQIEEGILDSGKYKALVLPCSQVITEKEEKSIRKFVDKGGLLIADVRPGFYGHFGNPSEKGVLDDLFGIGRTNGGRTHPADLSVSGTIGGRQERFFIPKRSLDGATTAGEGKPLTSVNSIPAIIINKHGKGHTVLFNFDLSDYWGTQPIPLVYALPPQGTLREKGADDGLRQLIRSCMHSAGIEPRVIIETGSGEIKATETMEFSEGDNRYLGILRSHETENLEPQTAQIKLPSVSHVYNARNGAYYGKTDTVTEMIRPARALLFSLMPYRVEGINIEIPKQVSRGAYLPLSFTIKTGGGKPGLHVIHIELRDPQGSVKPWYSMNLLAPSGKAEAKVPFAMNDQAGMWSLKARDAATGCQSEAVFTVK
- a CDS encoding class I SAM-dependent methyltransferase, whose translation is MNAPQFARRLLLALCPLLIVSSAFLQAQQQKEQFQPQVGQRGKDVVWVPTPQALVEKMLDIAKVTPEDFVIDLGSGDGRTVITAVKRGARALGIEYNPDMVELSKRNAAKEGIGDKAEFVKADLFESDFSQATVITMFLLPQINLKLRPKLLELRPCTRIVSNTFTMEDWSADETATVDDVDSPWNTALLWIVPAKVEGSWKLPQGDLNLTQEFQMISGTLKSGNNSSPIANGRLRGDQISFSAGDAQYTGRVNGSAIEGTVASGGSSSKFSGTRTDK